The following proteins are co-located in the Triticum aestivum cultivar Chinese Spring chromosome 1A, IWGSC CS RefSeq v2.1, whole genome shotgun sequence genome:
- the LOC123115827 gene encoding extensin: protein MDLKLPFPTSKSPQTNTLLAFSPRISRRHLEIRTASHIQPPPPRFLAQPPPSHHLVLSHWPSRHLRAAPANQSPPPVPATSPHSSPPPQARARPARAPIWARGARTAPPPHPGSGGARIPQLVPLPPPAGDPDPTAGLRRRLLGRPSSPPSPEMSPGTTTARGVAQAAFFARSGGGPPDLEYLGLFPAFPLRSVAGVRVSAARR, encoded by the exons ATGGACCTTAAACTCCCATTCCCCACATCCAAATCCCCTCAAACAAACACGTTGCTAGCCTTTTCCCCTCGgatcagccgccgccacctcgaAATCCGCACCGCCAGCCACATCCAGCCACCTCCCCCTCGTTTTCTGGCCCAGCCACCACCGTCTCATCACTTGGTGCTCAGCCACTGGCCGAGCCGCCACCTGCGTGCCGCTCCAGCCAACCAGAGCCCTCCACCTGTCCCCGCCACGTCTCCccactcctccccgccgccgcaggcccgcgccaggcccgcccgggccccgatctgggcccgaggcgcccgcactgcgccgccgcctcaccctggatcgggaggagcccggaTCCCGCAGCTCGTCCCGCTgcctcctcccgccggcgacccAGACCCCACCGCTGGACTCCGCCGGCGCCTCCTCGGTCGTCCCTCGTCACCGCCCTCGCCGGAGATGAGTCCTG GAACTACCACCGCCCGTGGAGTCGCCCAGGCCGCGTTCTTCGCCCGATCCGGTGGGGGTCCGCCAGATCTGGAGTACCTCGGCCTATTCCCGGCCTTCCCGCTCAGATCCGTCGCCGGAGTCCGAGTCTCTGCCGCTCGCCGGTGA